A stretch of the Methylocystis iwaonis genome encodes the following:
- a CDS encoding class I SAM-dependent methyltransferase — protein MDDYALHAQSVSFSALENQHGANPKSGDYWGEHYYKPYLESVFRTSSSTDFQFARIADLLASNPLQSARILCIGAGECLEEIAICKRLVSAGYNNVRFECVDIAEGAIARARENAERHGLSRNFVFNIGKNELILNGYAEVVIANQCLHHFTDLETLFDKISEIIGISGIFLTNDTIGRNGHMLWPEALAVVDKIWAILPDKYKHNRCLNRFEKIYGNWDNSRENNEGIRAQDILPELINRFKFEYFFAGGNIGFALFGRHFGDNFDPADPVDRDYIDMIGRLDFDLINIGYLKPCLMVACLSNRPDVATLHYSHWTPDFCVRKESPFDSLLHKAAFNLGDTLHFVERAPAAQCLVEGWSSPEETGVWSNAPRSLVDIPLIETLQPGPIRLEVSGLQYMPRGTPLGRVRVRIQGRPAGEVVFGSHIDGALTMSTLVTKLETATSLIRVEFQYDWCVSPSAMGQGTELRRLALRLVFMRLSIVASS, from the coding sequence ATGGATGATTACGCGTTACATGCTCAATCTGTGTCGTTCTCCGCACTCGAAAATCAGCACGGCGCGAACCCGAAATCAGGTGATTACTGGGGTGAGCATTACTACAAGCCTTATTTAGAAAGTGTTTTCCGAACTTCTTCAAGTACAGACTTTCAATTTGCACGCATTGCGGATCTTTTGGCTTCAAACCCTCTGCAATCCGCCCGCATTCTATGCATTGGAGCAGGTGAGTGTTTGGAAGAGATAGCGATCTGTAAACGGCTTGTATCTGCCGGTTACAACAACGTTAGATTCGAATGTGTTGACATTGCAGAAGGCGCGATTGCTAGAGCAAGAGAAAACGCAGAACGTCACGGGCTGTCACGAAATTTTGTCTTTAATATTGGCAAAAATGAGTTGATACTGAATGGGTACGCGGAGGTTGTTATTGCAAACCAATGTCTTCACCACTTCACAGACTTAGAGACTTTGTTCGATAAAATCAGCGAAATTATTGGAATCTCGGGAATCTTTTTGACGAATGATACGATCGGGCGCAACGGGCATATGTTATGGCCTGAAGCGCTTGCCGTCGTAGATAAGATTTGGGCGATCCTTCCAGACAAATACAAACACAATAGATGTCTGAATAGATTCGAGAAAATTTATGGAAACTGGGATAATTCTCGAGAAAATAATGAAGGTATTCGTGCTCAAGATATATTACCAGAATTAATCAACCGCTTCAAATTTGAGTACTTTTTTGCCGGAGGAAATATTGGGTTTGCTCTATTCGGTCGTCATTTTGGGGATAATTTTGATCCCGCTGATCCAGTCGACCGGGATTACATTGATATGATCGGTCGATTAGATTTTGATTTAATTAACATAGGCTATCTGAAGCCTTGCCTGATGGTTGCATGCCTATCTAACCGTCCGGATGTGGCGACTCTTCATTATTCTCATTGGACGCCGGATTTCTGCGTTCGTAAAGAGAGCCCGTTCGACAGCTTGCTTCACAAGGCTGCATTCAATTTAGGCGACACACTGCATTTCGTCGAGCGGGCGCCAGCAGCCCAGTGCTTAGTAGAAGGATGGTCCTCCCCGGAGGAAACCGGTGTCTGGTCTAATGCCCCTCGCTCTCTGGTCGATATTCCGTTAATCGAAACGCTTCAGCCAGGCCCGATTCGTCTTGAAGTTAGCGGCCTGCAATACATGCCGCGCGGCACTCCTCTTGGCCGCGTTAGGGTGAGGATCCAGGGTCGGCCCGCAGGAGAGGTAGTGTTTGGCAGCCATATTGATGGCGCTCTGACGATGAGCACCCTCGTGACGAAGTTAGAAACGGCAACATCGTTGATACGGGTCGAATTTCAATATGACTGGTGCGTTTCGCCGTCGGCCATGGGCCAAGGTACTGAATTGCGCCGTCTCGCGCTTCGATTGGTGTTCATGCGCCTGAGCATCGTCGCTTCCTCATAG